The genomic window gtattttcagccatagcttataagTCAAGCCAGCCTAAACAAACAGGGTACGTCATGTTACGTACACCCAGCGACGTGTCCTATTCCATCTACTGCCACGTGTCCGACCACAACTTCACGGCCCGACCAATAAAACCCGCCGGGCACCGGCCTTCCCGGCACGTCCAATCCAAAGCAAAGCAACGCAAGTCGTTCGCACTACAACGCACGTACAGATCCCCTAGTAGGCGACTCGACACGACCCTCGACGTCGCAAGTCTCCGGCGACACGCGGCCATGGTGGGCGGCGTCGGCCGCGGCATCGTCGCGCTGGCCCTGTCCATCCTCATCCTCTGCTTCGCGTCGGCGGAGTCCGCCACCGAGGCGCTCGGCAGCGACGCGGTGGGCGGCATGGCGCGGACGGAGGCGCAGGTGCGGGCGATGTACGACCAGTGGATGGCGCGGCACGGAAAGGCGGCGTCGAACGCGCTCGGCGAGCACGACCGCCGGTTCCGCGCGTTCTGGGACAACCTCCGGTTCGTGGACGCGCACAACGCCCGCGCCGGCGCGCGCGGGTACCGCCTCGGGATGAACCGCTTCGCCGACCTCACCAACGCCGAGTTCCGCGCCGCGTACCTCAGCGCCGGCGCGCGgaacgccaccgccgccgccgccaccaccggggAGAGGTACCGCTACGACGGCGTCGAGGCGCTTGCGGAGTTCGTGGACTGGAGGCAGAAGGGCGCCGTCGCTCCCGTCAAGAACCAAGGCCAATGCGGTAAGGATCACATCACATCACCCTAGTAGCTTAGCTTAGCAGTacgtttcctttttttttcttctcgatCGATCTTTGCGTTGCGTTGCATTGCTTACGGCTCCGAGCGATGCGTTTTGCATGGTGAGCAGGTAGCTGCTGGGCGTTCTCGGCGGTGGGCGCGGTGGAAGGGATCAACCAGATCGTGACCGGCGAGCTGGTGACGCTGTCAGAGCAGGAGCTGGTGGACTGCTCCAAGAACGGGCAGAACGGCGGGTGCAACGGCGGGATGATGTACGACGCGTTCGCCTTCATCGTCGGCAACGGCGGCATCGACACTGACAAGGACTACCCCTACACCGCCCGGGACGGCAAGTGCGACGTCACCAAGAGGAGCCGCCACGTCGTGTCCATCGACGGCTTCGAGGACGTGCCCCGCAACGACGAGAAGTCGCTGCAGAAGGCCGTCGCGCACCAGCCCGTCACCGTCGCCATCGAGGCCGGCGGCCGCGAGTTCCAGCTCTACGAGTCGGTAAGTCAACTAGCTACTGCTGTGCCCTAGGTCAAcgtctttctttttcttccaaACACAGACGACGGCGCAACAACCATGGCTGGCATGCAGGGCGTGTTCACCGGCAGGTGCGGCACGTCGCTCGACCACGGCGTGGTGGCGGTGGGGTACGGCACGGAGGAAGACGGCGGGCGGGACTACTGGCTGGTGCGCAACTCGTGGGGCGCCGACTGGGGCGAGGGCGGCTACATCCGGATGGAGCGCAACGTGGGCGCGCGCGCCGGCAAGTGCGGCATCGCCATGGAGGCGTCCTACCCAGTGAAGAGCGGGGCGAACCCGGCCCCGTCCCcctcgccgccgacgccgacgccggtgACCTGCGACCGCCACAGCTCGTGCCCGGCGGGGAGCACCTGCTGCTGCACGTACGGCGTCCGGAACGTGTGCTTCGTCTGGGGCTGCTGCCCCGCCGACGGCGCCACCTGCTGCAAGGACCGCGCCACCTGCTGCCCCGCCGATCACCCCGTCTGCGACGCTCGGACCCGCACCTGCGCCAAGAGCAGGGGCAGCCCGGACACCGTGGAGGCCATGATCCGGTTCCCGGCCACGCGACACGCCGGGTCGCTCATCGCAGAGGAGCTAGTTGATTCGGTTTTCGAGATTTTAGTTTAGGCGTTGCTTACACGAATTTTTGTaaatagagttaaatgcaccagagatccattaaccTGTGAGGACTTGTGAAGAGGTTTTAGTTGGGttcatcaactttcaaagtggctttttggTTCCATAAACTCTTATACCGTATCACTTAGACCCACCTCCCTCCAAGTGGGCTTCTCATGCTGACGTGGCCTCTTGACGTGTCTATCTGAAGCAGCTCTTGCTCGTGGTCAGCGGCTAGCGAGCCACAGGCCGGTGGTCAGCGGCTGCAGGAAGATCCACATGCTCGTGCTCGTCTCCGTGCTCCCCGACGGCGCAGCGGTGGCCGTGAAACGcctctccggcgacggcgacgcggGCGCCGGCAACCGCGAGTTCCGCGCGCGAGCTGGAGGTGCTGGGCAGCCTAAGCCACCCGAACCTCACGCACCTGCTGGGCTACTGCGCCGCCGACCGCGACCGCATCCTCGTCTACGAGCTCCTCGAGCGCGGCAGCCTCGACGCCTGGCTCCACGGTGGCGACGCCGAGGACGGTGGTGGCACCGAGACGCTGCCCTGGCCTGCGTGGCTCGCCGATCCGAAGCAGCACGGCGAACGCAGCCACAACCCCTTGGCGCCGTCGGTGCTCAGAGTCTGTGTGATCCCAGCCTCCGACGTCTAGAACCCCACCGCCCTCGAGCTTCTCCCGACGACGTTGACGAACTCATATGCCGGCGGTTGCAGCTACCCGTCGACGAGGGCGAAGTTGCCGGCGAGGCCGCGGAAGGTTGTCTCGCGCACCACCTTGAGGAGCGTCGCTCCAGTTGCCGACACGTCGAGCCGGTCCAGGTCCGTGACCGCCGCGCTCTGCGGCGGTGTTTGGAACACCGGGCTGGAGACACCGGCTGCCTCGACCGCCGCCGCGATCGCCCATGCCGTGTCGTACGACCAGAGCATCACGACGGTCGGGTCATGCGGGAAGATGTCGGCGCTCGGGTACTCCCGCCGGAGCCTCGCTTTGAATCGTGCGGAGAAGTTGCGCCCTCGGTCCGTCATCTGCACGAACGGCCGGAGGCTGATGACCCCATCCATGGCGCTGATGTCGTCAGGGCTCAGCGCGTCCACGACGCTACCGCTGCCGTCGGTGGCGATCCACGCATAGTCCGTCATCATCCCGGCCTTCCCCGCCCGGCGGAAGAACCGCGCGGCCAGAAACAGGTTCATGTGCACGATGAACACGCGCGTCGCCATCGCGCCGAAGCCGTAGAGCATCACATCGATGCGGTTGTCATCCGCGTCGCTCGGCACGACGGCGAGGTCCATGATCCTGTGGCGCCGATGCCCTGCAGCGTGCACGTGCGCCGCCCGCGCTACCGTCGCCCGACGCGCCGGTGCCGTCCTCGCGCCACTACAGCCAACGTGCGGTGACGGCGAGCACCGCCAGCTGCTTCGGCGTCGCCAGGGCGCCGAGCTCCGAAGGGAGCCGCCTGGTCAGTGCGTTCCCGGCGAGGGCGCCGAGCTCCGAAGGGAACCGCGTGTACGCGGGCCCCCCTACCACTGCAGGCGTAGAGGCTGCCGGCCACGGGCGCGAGGCAGCGTGCGTGCCCAGTCGTGGGACGCGAAGACGTCGTTCTCCTCCGAACCCCTCTCCGCCGCCTCCTGCACAGCACAGCGCAACCAACCACGCGCATTTGTTAACTCCTACCATCGTTTGAAAGAAGGGTAGTGACAGTGAGTGCTCTGCTCACCGGTGGCTTCCGGGACCACGGGTGCTGCGGCGAGCGTCGGCTCGGCGGGGGCCatggcgtggcggcggcggcggcgtcctgcTGCCTGGAGGAGGCGACGTCCTCGACCTTGAGGAGGCGCAGCCGCTCGGCACATGATCGGAAGGCTGCCTGGATCCTGACCGTGGCCGCGGCCTCTGCGTCACGACCGACGCTCCTCCTCCCCGACGCCGGAAGCGTGACGACCGCACCCGCGGCGGCGGCTACGGCTGCGACCTGCTGCTGCTGGTCTTGCTCCTGCGCCACGACGACGACATGCACCTTGGTCTCGGAGAAGCAATGCGACGACGAGGACGCGAGCAGGCCTTGTCCCTGTGCGCCACCGGACGCGCCCGTGCCCGCCCCTGCGCCCGGCCGGCTGAAGCTCCACCGCCTCTTCTCCCTCACGGGAGGCCGCACAGGAGGCAGCCGGCCACGGAGTCGCCACCGCTGCGCCGTCGGGGAGCACGAAGACGAGCACGAGCATGTGGATCTTCCTACAGCCGCTGACCATGAGCAAGAGCTGCTTCAGATGGACACGTCAAGAGCCCACGTCAGCATGAGAAGCCCACGTGGAGGGACGTGGGCTTAAGTGATACGGTATAAAAGTTTATGGATAAAAAAAaaccactttgaaagttgatggacccaactgaaatctcctcacaagttaatagacctctggtgcatttaactcttgtaAATAAATATACTCTAGGATTTTCTTTTCTACTACTTATTAAGCACTTGTAAAGTACGTTACAATATTTATTTACTATATACGTTACAGTTTTTTCTTGTGTGGGGTGGAACATTTGATATGGCTCCAAACAGTGTAACTTCCTCCTGCATTTTTAATAATCGTCTTgtttgcttatgctgaaatttagcttatgttgatgatTATGCTAAAatatcgtgagagaaaaacactgtttgaaAAGTAATTCTGAATAAGCTCACACGAACAGAGTGAATGATATTTTGAAATATAGTACACTAGTAATCTACATCCCAATTGTACCAATTTGTTcgtatatttaaaaaaaaatgtgcACCACAATTGTGCGTCAGCCGTGGCTAGATGTTTTTGGTACGCATCGCAAAGTCTGTGGCTACCTTCCTTTGCTTTGGCACACATCCACATGAACACAACAACAGAAGTGACACGTCAAGGGGCCCACAAGTCCACGAGCCCGAGTGACAATCACAGATCGCTATACCCGCTAGTGGGTGGAAAATCCGCAGATTCCTGTCGCTATTTCGGCCACATGGCTGCGGCGGCGTGGCCCGGCGCCGCATCCCCCAACTCGCTGCTACTCTCGCGCTCGCCTCCCCACGCCGCCGCGATCGCACCTTCGCCGGGGAGCTCCATGCGGAGGCGGCTCCTCCTCGGCGTCGGCACCccggccgtggcggcggcgccggcggcggtgcTGCAGGACGGGGCGATCACGGTGCTCATCACTGCCGGCGCCTACTCTCTTGTGCGCGTCTTCGACGAGCTCACCGAGAGTCAGCTCATCGAAAAGGTTGAGACTTTCACTCGCTAATCTGCCCCGTTCTTATCTGAAAAATCAAACCTTTAGCTTTGCCTAGCTGTCGTGTGTCGTGGCTCAATTGTGGGGTGTCATTTTGGTTTTTTTACTAGATAGTAGAGAAATATGATCTGACAGCATTTCAGCAAAAGGGTCCGTACAAGTAGGTCGAGGCTTTGATCGGTGAAAGAAACATACAGCCTGTTcggggaggccgtatcgtatcgtggattatttactactggctggtttggtgtgagagaaaaatacggttGTCGGCTAAAAATTTACTATCGTTTACGAACAAGCGAATAGGCTGATAGATGCCGTCACCTTTGCTTATGTTCACTGTTGCTGGCTTCTGATTCATATCATGAATAAAGGCAGAGTTTGAGCAGGAAGGTTGTGCACGTGCTATCCGGCGTCCTGTTCATGTCATCTTGGCCACTGTTCAGGTATTCCCTGTCCCTGGCATGCATAAAGACTCATAACCTTTCACACTCCAAAGCCACCACATGAGGCATGAAACCAAAGCATGCTCTACTTCTACTTGCAGCAATTCGACAGAAGCACGGTATTTCGCTGCAGTCGTTCCATTCTTGAACTCCATAAGGCTTCTGGCATATGGACTCCGGCTCTACACTGATGAAGCGCTAGTAAAATCAGTGACACGTGAAGGAAAACCAGAGTAAATCCTATTGACTGAAAATTCGTATGATTCTTTAGCTTGCTGCTTTCACAATAACGACTTTGCTTCTTTACAGGGAATTGCTGAGAGGTCCACTCTATTATGTGTTGGTGCTGTTGTTCAGTGTTTGTCTTCTGGCGTGAGTCCCCCATTGGGATTGTATCCTTGTCGATGATGAATGGTGGCGATGGTATTCCCCTGCATCTAGCATAATGTTTTTTTATAGAAATCATTGCACTTGATTGTTTATGCCATAAGTGATCTATATCTGTTGGGCCATGACTTGGCAGGTTTCGCTGACATTGTTGGGAGAAGGTATGGCTCAGTGAAGCTGCCATTCAATGAGAAGAAGAGTTGGTCCGGGAGCATCTCTATGTTCATTTCTGGTTTCCTGCTGTCTGCGACGTAGGTTATTGCTTCATATATGCATTGCTGATTCTTTTGATGTGTATTGAGAGTTTTTCTTTCCCTACTTATGTACCGATACATTTCATTGCAGGTTGATGTTCTACTTCTCAAGCCTTGGTTACATCCATGTTATCTGGGAGGAGGCGCTCGGTAAGCTGGCGCTTGTTGCACTGGCAGCAACAGTAGTGGAGTGCATTCCTGTGACTGAAGTTGTAGATGACAATATATCTGTTCCTTTGGCTACCATGCTGGTAGCTTTTCTCTTGTTTAGCTCCAACGCACAATGATTAATTAAATACTACTAGTAGATTATTTGAACTTTCCCGCAATGCCTCCAACTCTCCAAGTTTCCCCCCTTCTTGCTTCATCATGTGATGAGTTCTTCGGTGATGAGTTGTGCTTGCTTCCAATGTGATCTCTAGTATTTGGTGGCGATGGCCTAatatctcccctttttggtagcTCCCGGCCTTGGCTGTTTTCAGTGATGTGCTTGGCTTCACCTGATGCTGATGGTGTACAGTGTACTCCATAGTCCATACTCCATACAGTACACTCCCGTTGCCCTTTTGATCTGTGATTGGGTGGAGAGGAACGTGGAGCTTGTGTGTTGTGTGGCTGCATCTGCAATATCTTATACGGCTGATTTGTCCTCTGCAGAAATTAAGATTGTGTCTCAGCTTGTCAGTTTTCCTAGGGgctatttatattatattatgagTTATGTGTTAAATGTTAATACCACTGAAGAACTCGTCTTAGAACTAGTAACTATTTTATGGAGTGGGTTTGCTGTGATTAGCCTGATGATTAACCTAAACTACTCGAGTCGATCTTTGCATCCTAGTGATCTTAAATGAGAGATACTACAAGTCTACGAGGTACACAAGCCTGAGTGCATGCATATCTAGCCTCGTAAGACTGTCTCCAGCAGGCTATGCATCACACGTCCTATACCGAAACGGCCTCCAATAGAGTAGGCAAAGGGAAGACCTAGTTTGCGTCGGAGGTGAGAGGAAACTCAAAAATGTGTATGTCTCTCTCCTCGATCCAAATCGACGACAGACCGCACCGACGTCGGGTGGCGGCGGGCGCTGTCGCAGGAACTGCCGCCGTCAGAGCCTGACGCCTCCAACGGGTCCGCGAAGCAGGCGGCGGCGGGCTCGAAGCTCCCGCCGGTCTCTGCCCCGAAGGGAGGGGAGATGAGGGAAAgggaggagggagagaggagaaaCAGGAC from Miscanthus floridulus cultivar M001 chromosome 11, ASM1932011v1, whole genome shotgun sequence includes these protein-coding regions:
- the LOC136492698 gene encoding LOW QUALITY PROTEIN: probable phytol kinase, chloroplastic (The sequence of the model RefSeq protein was modified relative to this genomic sequence to represent the inferred CDS: inserted 2 bases in 1 codon), producing MAAAAWPGAASPNSLLLSRSPPHAAAIAPSPGSSMRRRLLLGVGTPAVAAAPAAVLQDGAITVLITAGAYSLVRVFDELTESQLIEKSLSRKVVHVLSGVLFMSSWPLFSNSTEARYFAAVVPFLNSIRLLAYGLRLYTDEALVKSVTREGKPEELLRGPLYYVLVLLFSVXVFWRESPIGIVSLSMMNGGDGFADIVGRRYGSVKLPFNEKKSWSGSISMFISGFLLSATLMFYFSSLGYIHVIWEEALGKLALVALAATVVECIPVTEVVDDNISVPLATMLVAFLLFSSNAQ
- the LOC136492490 gene encoding oryzain beta chain-like, translated to MYDQWMARHGKAASNALGEHDRRFRAFWDNLRFVDAHNARAGARGYRLGMNRFADLTNAEFRAAYLSAGARNATAAAATTGERYRYDGVEALAEFVDWRQKGAVAPVKNQGQCGSCWAFSAVGAVEGINQIVTGELVTLSEQELVDCSKNGQNGGCNGGMMYDAFAFIVGNGGIDTDKDYPYTARDGKCDVTKRSRHVVSIDGFEDVPRNDEKSLQKAVAHQPVTVAIEAGGREFQLYESGVFTGRCGTSLDHGVVAVGYGTEEDGGRDYWLVRNSWGADWGEGGYIRMERNVGARAGKCGIAMEASYPVKSGANPAPSPSPPTPTPVTCDRHSSCPAGSTCCCTYGVRNVCFVWGCCPADGATCCKDRATCCPADHPVCDARTRTCAKSRGSPDTVEAMIRFPATRHAGSLIAEELVDSRLASHRPVVSGCRKIHMLVLVSVLPDGAAVAVKRLSGDGDAGAGNRDLSHPNLTHLLGYCAADRDRILVYELLERGSLDAWLHGGDAEDGGGTETLPWPAWLADPKQHGERSHNPLAPSVLRVCVIPASDV